A region of the Candidatus Tanganyikabacteria bacterium genome:
GCCGCCACGTCGGCCGGGAGCCGCGCCGGGAGCCGCGAGCGACCCAGCCATGCCGCCCAACGCTCCCGATCCTCGGCGCGGAGCGCGTCCCAGCCGACTGCCAGCGCCTCCTCGGCCGCTCGCCCGGCAGCTTCCTCGTCGCGCCCCAGGCCGACGGCGAACGTCACGCTCGCCGACGCCCCGGGGGCGAGCGGCTGGAAGGCGGTCGCGAAGGACCCGGCCACGCCGCCTGGCCACGGGCCGGCCGCCACCTGCCCGAAGTCCGTCAGCGCGGCGGCTCCCGGGGATCCCGGGGGCCAGAGCGCCGACCAGCCGCTACCCGGCCAGAATCCCGGCCATGTGCCTGCCGGGCCGCAAGTGCCGCCCGTGACCGGCCGGTCGCTGGCGATCGCCGCCGCGACCCGCGCGTCATGCTGCACCAACCGGCCGGCGGCGACGTCGAGTCGGAGGCGGTCGTCGGCCGGATTCCCGCCCAGCACGAAGTGGGCGCGGAACACCGCGCTGATGTCCTCCAGGGGGACGGCGCCCGAGTTGAACACCGTCACGCGGCGGACGTGGACGTCCGCGGACGGGCGGACGAGGTCCGTGACCGCGAGCGAGATTCCCGGAGCCGCGAAGGTGCTCTCGATCAAGCCGGAATCCGGCACGAGGCGCTGGCCGGTCAGGCGCAGCTCGTGGGCCCACCTGATCCGGTCGCCCAGCCGCAAGCCCACGGTCGCCTCCACGAGTTGATCGGCGGCGTACTGCGGGTAATACAGGTCGACCAGGGCACCGGCCCGGGCGCCGCGGCCCTCGGCCCTGGACACGACCGACAGGACCGACCCGTTGCCGGCCTGGGCGAAGTTCGGCGGCTCGCCGAACACCCAGGAGATGGGATCGACGACCAGGAGAATCGGCAGCAGCATCCCGTCAGGGGCCCGCGTAGCCAGCAATAGCGGAAACCGCCATGGTCTTGGCATCGGCCCCGATGCCCGGGTGGAGCAGCAACTCGGCCGCAAGGAGCATGGTCGCCTTCTCCCAGGGCGACTCGCAAACGGCCGAGACCGCCTCGATCGCCGACTGGCCGTCCTCGTAGCGATCCTCTCCGCAACGCCCGCGAGGCCAGCCAGCACGCGGCGGCGAGCGGATCGGCCTGCACTCGCTCGGGCGGCGCCGCGAGCAGTTCGCGGTAGAACTCCCCGACCCTGGCCAGGTGGCGGCGGTGGTCGGCCATCTCGAGCATCTTCCCGCGGCCGCGCATCCCCATGGCGGCGGCCGCCGCCGGATCGTCCAGGACCAGCAGGATCGCCCCGGCCAGGGCCGCCACGTCGTGGGGATCGACCAGCACGCCGCAGGCGGCGTCGATCAGTTCGTGATTGCTCGGGATGTCGCTCGCGACGACCGGCACGCCCGCGGCCAGGCTTTCCATGACGGTCACCGACGCGGCGTCCACATCGCGGATCGAGAGGGTGACCGACGCGAGGGCGAACCACAGCGGCATCTCGGCGTGGGGCACGTCCTCGACGATGCGCACGGCCTCGCCCAGGCCCAGTCGATCGATCAGGTCCAGCAACTCCTGGCGGTAGGGATCGTTGCCGGTCGAGAGGGTCATGAGCACGAAGATCGCGCCCGGCACTCGCTCCAGCACCAGCGGAGCCGCTTCCAGCAACCGGTGGATGTTGGCGGGGCGCTTGAACTGCCGCGGGCTGAACACCACCCGCGCCCCCGCGGGGATGTCGTATCGCTCGCGCAACGGCGCGGCGTCGAGGCCGGGCCGGAAGTCCTCGGGATCCACGCCGAAGCGCATCTGGTGTATGCGGGCCAGCGGAAAGCCCGCAAGGCGCCGGGCGTTGTCGATGAGGTCCTCGGCGTGGCCGGTCATGAAATCCGCCTGGCGAAGGGCGTAGCGGACCAGGTTGCCGTACCGCGTATCGAGGTGGGGATCGACGTTGACGTCCGAGCCCCAGATGGTGAGGACGAACGGGTGGAAGCCGGTGAGGGCCGCATACAGGCCGTGGATGCTCGCATAGTGGCCGTGGAGCAGGTCGGGCGCGACCTCGCGGACCGTGCGCTGGGCGATCTCGATCCACGGCACGAGTCCAGGGGCGCCGGCGCCGGTTCCGGGACGTGGAGCGTGACGCCCGGCAGGTCCTTGGGCCGGTGGCTCAGCAGGTGGACGTCGCAGCCCTCGCCCGGCGAAGAAGCGACAGAAGCGCTGGGTGTGCGGGCTGCCGGCATCCCCCACCACGAGCAGGCGGATGGGCGCGCTAGCCACGGGCACTCCGTCTCATACGGGCCCCATGATAGCGGCAGCCGGCCAAATCGGCCGGCATCGCCCCCTAGGCGCCCGAGGGGGCCGCGCCCTCGTGCGGGGCGATTCGCGGACTCGCGCCGGCCTTGGCCGAATCGGCCGTGAGCGCGCCGGTGAGGATCTCGACGGCCACCTTCGTGAGCAGGGTGTAGACGAGGAAGCCGAGCGAGAAGACCATCACGCCGACCCGGATCTCGTGGAGCGTGGGGACGTACTCGTAGATCTCGCCCATCGTCGTGGGCGTGAAGCCGGGCATCACCAGCCCCATTCCCTTCTCGATGTACACGCCCAGGTAGATCAGCAGGCAGCCGAGATTGAGGGTGAAGAAGTTGCGGCGGGTCGCGGGAACCAGGAAGAGCACCGTCGCCACCACGCTGAACGCGACCGAAGCCCAGGCGTAGAACACCAGGGCATTGTGGCCGTGGAGGCCGAGGAACAGGTACTCGGCGTGGGCGACGTGCTCGGTGGCGGAGTAGAACTCCTTGAAGACCTCCGCGCCCAGCAGGAACAGGTTCAGGCACATCGTGTACGCCATCAGTTCGGCGATCTTGTGGATGGCCTCGTCCTTGATGTCGAACTTGGTCGTGCGCTGCAGGATCTGGAACAGGATGATCATGATCGCCGGCCCGGAGCAGAGCGCGCTGGCGATGAACCGCGGCGCGAGGATGCCCGCGTTCCAGAACGGCCGGCCCGGGT
Encoded here:
- a CDS encoding glycosyltransferase family 4 protein — encoded protein: MASAPIRLLVVGDAGSPHTQRFCRFFAGRGLRRPPAEPPAQGPAGRHAPRPGTGAGAPGLVPWIEIAQRTVREVAPDLLHGHYASIHGLYAALTGFHPFVLTIWGSDVNVDPHLDTRYGNLVRYALRQADFMTGHAEDLIDNARRLAGFPLARIHQMRFGVDPEDFRPGLDAAPLRERYDIPAGARVVFSPRQFKRPANIHRLLEAAPLVLERVPGAIFVLMTLSTGNDPYRQELLDLIDRLGLGEAVRIVEDVPHAEMPLWFALASVTLSIRDVDAASVTVMESLAAGVPVVASDIPSNHELIDAACGVLVDPHDVAALAGAILLVLDDPAAAAAMGMRGRGKMLEMADHRRHLARVGEFYRELLAAPPERVQADPLAAACWLASRALRRGSLRGRPVGDRGGLGRLRVALGEGDHAPCGRVAAPPGHRGRCQDHGGFRYCWLRGPLTGCCCRFSWSSIPSPGCSASRRTSPRPATGRSCRSCPGPRAAAPGPVPWSTCITRSTPPINSWRRPWACGWATGSGGPTSCA
- the nrfD gene encoding polysulfide reductase NrfD — encoded protein: MKEFIVRSVRAAFTGGPVYKAWLAILLLLGIWGFTGWVDQMRGGLILTNMRDQVSWAFYIGNFTFLVGVAAAAVIVVIPAYIYRWGPIKEVCILGEILAISAIIMCFGFVSVDVGRPDRIWHLIPFVGRLNWPNSVMAWDVLVLNIYFLINFVLVSYMLWCAYHKRHYNEKWVIPLIILSIPAAFSIHTVTAFIYAGYPGRPFWNAGILAPRFIASALCSGPAIMIILFQILQRTTKFDIKDEAIHKIAELMAYTMCLNLFLLGAEVFKEFYSATEHVAHAEYLFLGLHGHNALVFYAWASVAFSVVATVLFLVPATRRNFFTLNLGCLLIYLGVYIEKGMGLVMPGFTPTTMGEIYEYVPTLHEIRVGVMVFSLGFLVYTLLTKVAVEILTGALTADSAKAGASPRIAPHEGAAPSGA